The proteins below come from a single Triticum aestivum cultivar Chinese Spring chromosome 5D, IWGSC CS RefSeq v2.1, whole genome shotgun sequence genomic window:
- the LOC123125283 gene encoding glucan endo-1,3-beta-glucosidase-like, translated as MATPPRHGCMLRAEVVMCIFLVIAPLSTAIGVNYGTKGDNLPSPAKVAAFLVTLTNIDRVKLFDTNPDIVRAFAGTGISVMVTAGNGDIPGLATQTGADSWVATNIAPYYPATDISLVAVGNEIMDMADKNLIGKLVPAMQMLKDALVTAGYNKIRVSTPSSLSILVDSQPPSAARFRDVWDDAIFTPMLQFLRQTKSPLIVNMYPYFGYNSDTLPYALARPNPGVLDAGSGIMYTSMFEAQLDSVYSAMKKLGFEDVEILVGETGWPTKAVDGQIGVSPAEAAEYNKYIIREVSSGSGTPLMPKRKFETYIFTLFNEDLKPGPVAERNFGMFQPDFTPMYDIGIMKDPVKTTSAPASVVPAVPQKVTAMPMVAAANALEAGVPTKANGSNNA; from the exons ATGGCGACACCGCCAAGGCATGGGTGCATGCTCCGCGCGGAGGTGGTCATGTGTATATTCCTCGTCATAGCACCGTTGAGCACGGCGATCGGTGTCAACTATGGCACCAAGGGTGACAACCTTCCGTCACCGGCCAAGGTTGCGGCATTCCTCGTGACCCTCACAAACATTGACCGTGTAAAGCTGTTTGACACCAACCCGGACATTGTTCGGGCCTTCGCCGGCACGGGCATCTCAGTAATGGTCACAGCAGGCAATGGCGACATCCCTGGCCTCGCCACCCAGACCGGCGCCGACTCATGGGTCGCTACCAACATCGCACCATACTACCCCGCGACAGATATATCTCTCGTCGCCGTGGGCAACGAGATCATGGACATGGCCGACAAGAATCTCATCGGCAAGCTCGTCCCCGCCATGCAGATGCTCAAGGATGCGCTCGTCACGGCTGGCTACAACAAAATTCGTGTTTCCACGCCAAGCTCACTCAGCATCCTGGTTGACTCCCAGCCGCCGTCCGCGGCTCGGTTTCGCGACGTCTGGGATGACGCCATCTTCACGCCGATGCTTCAATTTCTCCGGCAGACCAAGTCGCCACTCATCGTCAACATGTACCCGTACTTTGGGTACAACAGTGACACGCTACCGTACGCACTGGCGCGGCCGAACCCTGGGGTGCTAGACGCGGGCTCCGGCATCATGTACACGAGCATGTTTGAGGCACAACTTGACTCGGTGTACTCGGCAATGAAGAAACTTGGGTTTGAGGACGTGGAGATCCTGGTGGGGGAGACCGGGTGGCCGACTAAGGCGGTGGACGGGCAGATTGGCGTGAGCCCTGCCGAGGCGGCGGAGTACAACAAATATATCATTCGTGAGGTTAGTTCCGGGTCAGGCACACCGCTCATGCCAAAGCGGAAGTTCGAGACGTACATATTCACGCTCTTCAACGAGGACCTCAAGCCCGGGCCCGTGGCCGAGCGCAATTTCGGGATGTTCCAGCCAGACTTCACGCCGATGTATGACATTGGCATCATGAAAGATCCG GTCAAAACAACATCGGCGCCAGCGTCGGTCGTCCCAGCGGTGCCGCAGAAAGTGACAGCAATGCCTATGGTCGCTGCTGCTAATGCGTTGGAGGCTGGAGTGCCTACAAAGGCGAACGGCTCGAACAACGCCTAG